Within Raineyella sp. W15-4, the genomic segment TCGACCTGACACCACCCGCCCCCGGGCGAACGGAAGGTCCGTTCTCGAGCGGAGAATTCAACCCCCCGGTGACACTTTCCGGCGGGCCCGCCGCCGGCTACCCGGACCACGTAACGCCCTCGGCCCCGGGACGAGCGTGGCTCGCCCCGGGGTCGGGCGCATCAGGTCGAGTGCGACACGTCGGATGCACCATGTCAAGCGCATCAACGTCAAGCGCATCAACCCCATCAACCCCATCACCCCGTCAACAGCCCAGCGGCTGGGTCCGTCGACCGGTGTCAGTGCGCCTCCAGCGGCAGGCGCGGGTCGGCCGGCAGACCGGCGATCGCCTCCGGCACCCACACGTGGTGGGGGTCGACGGTCACCAGCCACTCCCGGGTGCCCGGGCCGGCCATCACGTTGAGGTAGTACATGTCGTAGCCCGGGGCCGCCGCCGCGGGGCCGTGCCAACCGTGCGGGACCAGGATCAGGTCACCGGCGCGGACCTCCTCGGTGATGTCGATCGGGCGCTGCTCGTCGGTGGAGTAGACCCGGGCGTAGCCGATCGGCGCGCCGGCCCCCTCCGGTGCTCCCGGCTCGGTGCGAGTCTCGAAGTAGTAGATCTCCTCCAGCGAGTTCTCGGTGTCGGTGATCTCGTCGTGCTTGTGCGGTGGGTACGACGACCAGTTGCCGGCCGGCGTGATCACCTCGCAGACCAGGAACTTCTCGGCCTCGACCACCCCGGGCATGCCGAAGTTGCGGATCTCCCGGGTGCACATGCCGGTGCCACGTACGCTCACCGGGACATCCTCGGCGCGAACGACCTGGGACGGTGCGCCGGTGGTCGCCGGTGCGGTGGCCACCGCCACCCGGCCCTCGCCGATCGAGGTGATCTCCACTGCCACGCCGGGCGTCACGTACGCCACGTCGGTCGGCCCGGAGAACACGTCCCGCCGGCCCCGCAGACCGAACCGTTCGCCGCCGTCGATCTGCACCGCGAACGCACCGGCGAGCGGCACGATCAGCCGTTCCTCGGCCGCCGCAGGCAACGTCAGCAGCTGGCCGCCGGTGGTCTGCGCGACCTTGATGCCGGTGTGGGCCCAGCCGTCCACCGTCACCGCCGATCCCGCCGCGCCGACCGAGAGCTCCCACGGCCCCTCCGGTGCGCTGCCTCGCGGGTACACCCACTCACTCATTGCTGTCTCCTTTCCGTCCAGTCCGGCTGTCGTGTGATGGTGTGTCGGGTACTGCCGGGACGGCACAGGCGGGCCGACCCGGCAGCACGGTCAGGCGCTGGCGGCCTCAGGCACGCCATGCCTGTCGCCGAGCAGGTACCCGACCCGGTCGGCGACCCGCCGCGGGGAGAGGCCGTACTTGTCGAGCAGGAAGTCGTTGGGCGCGGACTCCGACCACCGGTCGGCCAGACCGTGCCTGATCACCCGGGGGCCACCCTGGCCGGCCATGATCTCGGCCACCAGTCCGCCGAGACCGCCGTAGACGGAGTGCTCCTCCACGGTGATCACCAGCGGCGAGCGGCCGATCGCCGCGACCAGACCGTCCTCGTCGATCGGCTTGAGCGAGGGCACGTGCACCACCGTCGCCTCGATGCCGTTCTCGGCGAGCAGGCCGGCCGCCTGGACGACCCGGGAGGTCTGCACACCGGTGGAGACCAGCGTCACGTCCCCGCCCGGCCGCAGCTCGTACACCCTTCCCGGGACGAACCGGTAGTCGGCGTCGAAGACCGGCTCCACGGCGTCGCGGGCCACCCGCAGGTAGACCGGCCCGTCGTGGTCGGCGATCCAGGGCATCATCGCGGCGATCTCGTACTCGTCAGCCGGCGCCAGCACGGTCATGTTCGGCATCGCTCGCATCGTCGCCAGGTCCTCGAGGTCCTGGTGGGTCTTGCCCGATGACCCGTTGAGCAGCCCGGCGTACGCGCCGGACAGCCGCACCGGGGCGTTGGTCTGGGAGACCATCATCCGGATCTGGTCGAGCGAACGGCTGGTCAGGAACACCCCGAACGTCGACAGCCAGGGGCGATAGCCGAGGGTGGTCAGCCCGAAGGCGACACCCACCATGTTCGCCTCGGCGATGCCGAGCTCGAGGAAAGAGCCCGGCAGCTCGTTGGCGACCTGCACGGCCTGGGTCGAGGTGGCCAGGTCGGCGTCGAGGACGAGCACCCGGTCGTCGGACCCCGCGAGCGAGAGCACTGTCTCCCCCCACACCTTGCGCTGGGCCTTCATCGCTGTGCTCCCTCCGGATCGGTGCCGAACAGTTCGCGGTGCGCCTGCTCGAGTTGCTCGGGGGTGGCGACCCCGTTGTGCCACGTGAAATGGCCCTCGGTGAACGAGATACCACGCCCCTTGGCGGTCCGCGACACGATCGCGGTGGGCTTGCCCGCGGTGCCGTGCCAGGCCCGGACCTGCTCGAAGGCAGCCAGGATCTGGTCGTAGTCGTTGCCGTTGATGGTCAGTACGTTCCAGCCGAAACCGGTCAGCACCGACTCCAGGTCGACGTGTCCCAGCGGCTCGGACCGGTCGAACCGGTCCCGCTCCTGGGCCGGCCAGCCGTACTGCTGCAGACCGTTGACGTCGAAGATCGCGGTGAGGTTGTCGACCCCGAAGCGCGGCGCGCTGAGCACCGCCTCCCAGACCTGCCCCTCCTCACTCTCCCCGTCACCGAGCATCACCCAGGTGTGGAAGTCCTTGTCCTGCTTCTTCGCCCCGATCGCGATCCCCAGACCGGCCGACAGGCCCTGGCCCAACGATCCGGTCGACACGTCGACCCCGGGGGTCAGCTTCATGTCGGGATGGCCCTGGAGGCGGGAGTCGCCGTGGTCGAACGTCGCCAGCTCCGCCACCGGGAAGTAGCCGCGCAGCGCGAGCGTCGAGTAGAGCCCGATCGCGCAGTGCCCCTTCGACAGGATGAACCGGTCACGTTCCGGATCGCGCGGCTGGGCCGGGTCGATGTCGAGTTCGTGGAAGTAGAGCGCGACGAGCATGTCGGTCGCCGACAGCGGCCCCCCGATGTGGCCCGCCTTGCTCGCCGCCACCGTCGAGACGATCAGCCACCGGACCTGGCGCGCGATCTTCTCCAGCGCCATCGGCTCGAGATCGCCGCGACCGCCCCCCAGCGACGTCCCGCTCTGCTGTGTGGTCGTCATGATGTGCACAAACCTCTCTGGTTCCTCGGCTCGTCGTCACTCAGACGTAGAGCCGCTGGGTCGCGCGATGGTCGTCGTATACGCCGCGCGCCTCATTGCTGGAGTCGATCTCCGCCACCTGCGGGACCGGCACCTCCCACCAGGCGCCCGAGCCGCCGAAGCGTCCCTGGGCGTCCACGACGGTGTAGATCACCGCGGTCTCCTCCCCGGCGACGGCCGCGGCGAGGGCGTCGCGCAGCTCGTCGGCAGTGGTGGCGGTGTAGACCGTGGCGCCGTAGCTGGCCGCGTTCTGGGCGAAGTCGATGTCCAGGGTGCGGTCGGAGAACTGGCCGGTGGCCTGGTCCCGGTAGAGGAAGCGGCAGCCGAAGCCCTGCGAGCCGACGGTCTTGGAGAGTGCCTCGATGGAGCCGTAGCCCTTGTTGTCCACCAGGATGACGATCTGCTTGAGGCCCTCCTGGACCGAGGTGAGCAGCTCAGCGGACAGCATCAGGTAGGTGCCGTCGCCGATGAAGGTGAACACCTCCCGGTCGCGGTCGGCGAGCTTGGCGCCGACGCCCGCAGCGATCTCGTAGCCCATGCAGGAGTAGCCGTACTCGATGCCGTAGCCGAGCGGGCCGCCGGGCCGCCAGACCCGGTGCAGGTCACCGGGCATCGAGCCGGCGGCGTTGATCACCACGTCATCGGCCTTGGTGAAGGTGTTCACGATGCCGATGGCGACCGCCTGCGGGAGGGTCTCGGCGGCGGGGTCGGGAGCGACGATCCGGTCGACCTCGTGGCGCCACTCGTCGGCCAGCTCGATCGCCTGGCGACGGTGATCCTCGGGCACCCGCCACTCGCCGAGCAGTTCGCCGAGCTCGCGCAGCGACTCGCGGGCATCGCCGATGACGGCCAACGCCCCCTCCTTGTACGCGTCGAACTCCTGGACGTTGAGGTTCAGGAAACGTACGTCGGGGTCCTGGAACAGCGTGTTCGAGGCCGAGGTGAAGTCGGTGTAGCGAGTGCCGATGCCGATGATCAGGTCGGCCTGAGCCGCCAACTGATTGGCGTACTTGGAGCCGCTGGCGCCCAGCGCACCGACGTTGAGCGGGTGGTCCCAGCGCAGCGAGGCCTTGCCCGCCTGGGTCACCCCCACCGGGATGCCGGTGGCCTCGACGAAGGACTCCAACGCCTCGGTGGCCTCGGAATAGATCACCCCGCCGCCGGCGATGATCAGCGGCCGCCTCGCCTGACGGACAGCGTCGGCGGCGCGGTGCAGGGCCGCCAGATCGGCCCGCGCCCGCGGGACGTACCAGACGCGCTCGCGGAAGAACTCGACCGGGAAGTCGTACGCCTCGGCCTGGACGTCCTGGGGCACCGCCACGGTCGCCGCGCCGGTGTCGGCGGGGCTGGTCAGCACCCGCATCGCCCCGAGCAGTGCCTCGGAGAGCTGCTCCGGCCGTGACACCCGGTCCCAGAACCGGGAGACCGCCCGGAAGGCGTCATTGGTCGAGTTGGCCGGGGAGGTGGGGTCCTCGATCTGCTGCAGCACGTAGCCGGTGCGGCGGGTGGCGAAGTAGTCGGAAGGCAGCAGGAGCACGGGCAGCCGGTTGGAGGTCGCCGTGCCGGCTCCGGTGATCATGTTGGCCGCGCCCGGCCCGATCGAGGTGGTCACCGCCAGGGCGCCGAGCCGGTTCTTCGCCTTGGCGTAGCCGATCGCGGCGTGCACCAGGCCCTGCTCATTGCGTCCCTGGTGATACGGGAACTCCTCCCGATACTGCAGGAGAGCCTGCCCGATGCCGGCCACATTGCCGTGACCGAAGATGCCAAAGGCGCCGCCGAAGAACGGCGCCGTGATGCCATCGCGCTCCACCCGCTGCTGGGCGAGGAAGCGCACGATTGCTTGCCCGACTGTCAAGCGAACGGTGTGCTGAGTGGTCATCGGGATTCCTCTCGTCATTGAGTATCCGACCGGTACGTGGATCGCGGCCTCCATGGCCTCGCGTCATCCGGTGATACGGGCCGGATCGGGATCAGGGTTCATGCTGCCGCGGTGACTTCAATTTATCACTGGCCGGACTAACCGTCAACGAGATGAGATTATTGACGTGCGGCTGAGGTTGAGTCGACTCCAGGTCGACAGGCTGAGACGATCCACGGCCACGAAATCCCTCGCGGGGGCGCGGTCACAGCACGGCCATCACGCATCATCCGCTATCCTTGTCCACTGGACGAGAAGATCCGAGAGAGGGGGTGGGTGATGAGTGAGAACGTACGCGGCCTGGAGCTGCTCTCCAAGGCCGACGGCGTGCTCCGCGCCCTGGAGCACGGCGGCAACCTGAGCGTGTCCGAGCTGGCCGCTCTCACCGGTGAGCCGTTGAGCAGCATGTACCGGTTGCTCTCCCACCTCGTCTCGGTCGGCTGGGTGGACAAGGGCGCCGCCCGGGCCACCTACCGGTTGGGCCTGTACACGCTGGAGGTCGGTGGGGTCTGCGACGACCGCCTCGACCTGCTGGCTGCGGCCCGCCCCGAGCTCAGCCGGCTGCGGGACGCCTCGGGGGGGACGGCCTTCCTGCACGTCCCGCACGGCACGGAGGCGGTGTGTGTCGACCGGTTGGCGGGCCGCGGGGTCCGCTCCCTGAAGCAGACCCTGGGCGGGTCGCTGCCGCTCTACGCCGGCGCCGGACCGCGGGCGCTGCTGGCGCAGTTGCCGCCGGGGGAGGCCGCTCTGGTGCTGGACGCGTTCGAGCAGCAGGCCCGGACGGACCCGGAGGTGCCGCCACGGTCCCAGTTGGAGCACGAGCGTCGTCGCGACGCGGCCCGCGGCTATGCGGTCTCGGACGGGGACGTCACGCCGGGGGTGGCGGCAATGGGCGCACCGATCTTCAACCACCGCGGCGAGTTGGTCGCCTCGATCTCGGTCAGTGGCCTGCGGCCGCTGGTGCTGGGGAAGGAGGCCGAGATGAGTCGGCTGGTGATCGCGGCCGCCGAGCGGGTCAGCGCCGGGCTGGGGTTCCGGGCGCCGGAAGCGCCGGGGGCCGAGGAAGCGTCGGAGGCGTCCCGATGAACGGCACCACCTCACCCCTGCTCCGCAACGCCCGCGACCTGATCGATGCCCTCAAGGAGACCGAGGCGATGTCTCCGGCCCAGCTCGCTGATGCCATCGACGTCCCACGGTCGACGGTCTATCGGCTCGTCGAGGGGCTGGCCGCGATCGATCTGGTGCTGACCGCCCCGGACGGCCGGGTGATGCTGTCACAGCGCTGGCTGGCGCTGGCCGACGCGGCCCAGGAGGCCCAGACCGAGTGGCGTACGGTCCGCTCGGCGATGCGGGAGGTCACCGAACGCACCGGCTGCACCACCTACCTCAGCGTTCCGGTCGGCGACCGCGGCATGTGCATCGACTGGGTGCAGGGCCGCGCGGTCGAGGTGCTGATCCTCAAGCCGGGACGTTCGCTGCCGCTGTACGCCGGCGCGGCCGGGCGGGGGATCCTGGCCGGTCTGCCCGCCGAGGACCGCGAGGCCTACCTCGCCGGCGCCCCCTTCCCGGTGCTCACCCCGCACACCCTGGTCACCGCAGAGCAGCTGCGCGCCGACATCGAGCTCACCCACCGCCGCGGCTACACGTTGTCCCATGAGGACGTGACGCCCGGGATCGGCGCCATCGGCGTGCCGGTGCGCGACGAGCAGGGCCGCCGCAGCGGCATCCTCTCACTGGGTGCCTTCGTCGACGAGCTGGACCGGCGCGAGGAGGAGTTCTACGAGGAGCTGTCCCGGGCGGCGAACAGCTTGCGGTGAGGCCCAACGTCGGGGAACGGGAACACGTCGGGGAACGGGAAGGCCACGCCGAGCGGCCGCGAGACGTACGACCCAGCCGTTAGGCTGCTGTGGACGAGCACATGAGGAGGGCCGGATGAGCAAGAACAAGCGGCGGGTAGGAGTGTTGACCGCCGGCGGCGACAGCCCGGGGCTCAACGCCGCGATCCGCGGGTTCGGCAAGGCGGCCGTCGGCCACCACGGCATGGAGGTGATCGGCTTCCGCGACGGCATCCGTGGCCTGGCGGAGAACCGCTTCGTCGCGCTGGACTCGGTGGCCCTGTCCGGCATCCTCACCACCGGCGGCACCATCCTGGGCACCTCCCGGGACAAACCGCACAAGATGAAGGTCGGTGACGAGGTCGTCGACATGGTGCCCACCATCGTCGACAACTACGAGAAGGACGACCTTGCCGCCCTGGTCTGCATCGGCGGTGGCGGGACCGCCAAGACCGCCCTGCGGCTCGCCAGGGCCGGGCTGAACGTCATCCATCTGCCGAAGACCATCGACAACGACATCGCCCAGACCGAGACCAGCTTCGGCTTCTCCACCGCCCTCGGCATCGCCACCGACGCCATCGACCGGCTGCACTCCACCGCGCACTCCCACCACCGGATCATCGTCGTGGAGACGATGGGCCACAAGGCCGGCTGGCTGGCGCTGGGAGCCGGGATCGCCGGCGGCGCCGACATCATCCTGCTGCCGGAGATCCCCTACACCATCGACTCGGTGGCGGCCTCCATCCAGAACAGGGCCGCCGGCGGACACAACTTCTCCGTGGTCGCGATCGCCGAGGGCGCCCGGGACATCCAGCGGTCCGCCGATCTGGCCGCCGCGGAAGCACTCGTCCAGAGCGCCTCCACCCCCGAGGCGAAAGCCGCCGCCAAGAGCCACCGCAGCGCGGTGATCGCCGCCCACCGCAGCAACGCCTTCGACCTGGCCGAGGCACTCGAGGCCGCAACCGGTCTGGAATCGCGCGTCACCGTCCTGGGCTACGTCCAGCGCGGCGGCACTCCCGACGCCCAGGACCGGCTGTTGGGCACCCTGCTCGGCGGAGCCGGCGCCGATCTGGTGGCCGAGGGACACTTCGGGGTGACGGTCGCGGCCCAGGGACAGGGTGCGGTGCCGGTGCCGCTGGAGGAGGTGGCCGGCCATCTCAAGACCGTGCCGCTGGACCATCCCTGGCTGCTGGCCGCCCGGCACATCGGTACCTGCATGGGCGACTGACGGGTCAGGACGCCGGCCGAGACGGATCAGGCCCCAGGCACACTGCGGTCCCTGGCCGCGGCGACGACGGTGACGATCATCACGACGACCGCCGCGAACACGACCAGGAACGAGGGGCCCCAGGCATGGAGGTGATCGTGCACCCAGCCCATCGCCACCGGCCCGGTGGCGGCGACCGAGTAGCCGATCGTCTGCACCATCGCGGTGAGGCGGCGGTTCTCGTCGACGTCGCGGGTGCGGCGTACGACGATGACAAAGAGCAGGGTGAAGAAAGCGCCCTGGGCCAGGCCGCCGA encodes:
- the iolB gene encoding 5-deoxy-glucuronate isomerase, translated to MSEWVYPRGSAPEGPWELSVGAAGSAVTVDGWAHTGIKVAQTTGGQLLTLPAAAEERLIVPLAGAFAVQIDGGERFGLRGRRDVFSGPTDVAYVTPGVAVEITSIGEGRVAVATAPATTGAPSQVVRAEDVPVSVRGTGMCTREIRNFGMPGVVEAEKFLVCEVITPAGNWSSYPPHKHDEITDTENSLEEIYYFETRTEPGAPEGAGAPIGYARVYSTDEQRPIDITEEVRAGDLILVPHGWHGPAAAAPGYDMYYLNVMAGPGTREWLVTVDPHHVWVPEAIAGLPADPRLPLEAH
- a CDS encoding transketolase family protein; its protein translation is MKAQRKVWGETVLSLAGSDDRVLVLDADLATSTQAVQVANELPGSFLELGIAEANMVGVAFGLTTLGYRPWLSTFGVFLTSRSLDQIRMMVSQTNAPVRLSGAYAGLLNGSSGKTHQDLEDLATMRAMPNMTVLAPADEYEIAAMMPWIADHDGPVYLRVARDAVEPVFDADYRFVPGRVYELRPGGDVTLVSTGVQTSRVVQAAGLLAENGIEATVVHVPSLKPIDEDGLVAAIGRSPLVITVEEHSVYGGLGGLVAEIMAGQGGPRVIRHGLADRWSESAPNDFLLDKYGLSPRRVADRVGYLLGDRHGVPEAASA
- a CDS encoding transketolase codes for the protein MTTTQQSGTSLGGGRGDLEPMALEKIARQVRWLIVSTVAASKAGHIGGPLSATDMLVALYFHELDIDPAQPRDPERDRFILSKGHCAIGLYSTLALRGYFPVAELATFDHGDSRLQGHPDMKLTPGVDVSTGSLGQGLSAGLGIAIGAKKQDKDFHTWVMLGDGESEEGQVWEAVLSAPRFGVDNLTAIFDVNGLQQYGWPAQERDRFDRSEPLGHVDLESVLTGFGWNVLTINGNDYDQILAAFEQVRAWHGTAGKPTAIVSRTAKGRGISFTEGHFTWHNGVATPEQLEQAHRELFGTDPEGAQR
- the iolD gene encoding 3D-(3,5/4)-trihydroxycyclohexane-1,2-dione acylhydrolase (decyclizing), with the translated sequence MTTQHTVRLTVGQAIVRFLAQQRVERDGITAPFFGGAFGIFGHGNVAGIGQALLQYREEFPYHQGRNEQGLVHAAIGYAKAKNRLGALAVTTSIGPGAANMITGAGTATSNRLPVLLLPSDYFATRRTGYVLQQIEDPTSPANSTNDAFRAVSRFWDRVSRPEQLSEALLGAMRVLTSPADTGAATVAVPQDVQAEAYDFPVEFFRERVWYVPRARADLAALHRAADAVRQARRPLIIAGGGVIYSEATEALESFVEATGIPVGVTQAGKASLRWDHPLNVGALGASGSKYANQLAAQADLIIGIGTRYTDFTSASNTLFQDPDVRFLNLNVQEFDAYKEGALAVIGDARESLRELGELLGEWRVPEDHRRQAIELADEWRHEVDRIVAPDPAAETLPQAVAIGIVNTFTKADDVVINAAGSMPGDLHRVWRPGGPLGYGIEYGYSCMGYEIAAGVGAKLADRDREVFTFIGDGTYLMLSAELLTSVQEGLKQIVILVDNKGYGSIEALSKTVGSQGFGCRFLYRDQATGQFSDRTLDIDFAQNAASYGATVYTATTADELRDALAAAVAGEETAVIYTVVDAQGRFGGSGAWWEVPVPQVAEIDSSNEARGVYDDHRATQRLYV
- a CDS encoding IclR family transcriptional regulator; translation: MSENVRGLELLSKADGVLRALEHGGNLSVSELAALTGEPLSSMYRLLSHLVSVGWVDKGAARATYRLGLYTLEVGGVCDDRLDLLAAARPELSRLRDASGGTAFLHVPHGTEAVCVDRLAGRGVRSLKQTLGGSLPLYAGAGPRALLAQLPPGEAALVLDAFEQQARTDPEVPPRSQLEHERRRDAARGYAVSDGDVTPGVAAMGAPIFNHRGELVASISVSGLRPLVLGKEAEMSRLVIAAAERVSAGLGFRAPEAPGAEEASEASR
- a CDS encoding IclR family transcriptional regulator is translated as MNGTTSPLLRNARDLIDALKETEAMSPAQLADAIDVPRSTVYRLVEGLAAIDLVLTAPDGRVMLSQRWLALADAAQEAQTEWRTVRSAMREVTERTGCTTYLSVPVGDRGMCIDWVQGRAVEVLILKPGRSLPLYAGAAGRGILAGLPAEDREAYLAGAPFPVLTPHTLVTAEQLRADIELTHRRGYTLSHEDVTPGIGAIGVPVRDEQGRRSGILSLGAFVDELDRREEEFYEELSRAANSLR
- a CDS encoding ATP-dependent 6-phosphofructokinase, which produces MSKNKRRVGVLTAGGDSPGLNAAIRGFGKAAVGHHGMEVIGFRDGIRGLAENRFVALDSVALSGILTTGGTILGTSRDKPHKMKVGDEVVDMVPTIVDNYEKDDLAALVCIGGGGTAKTALRLARAGLNVIHLPKTIDNDIAQTETSFGFSTALGIATDAIDRLHSTAHSHHRIIVVETMGHKAGWLALGAGIAGGADIILLPEIPYTIDSVAASIQNRAAGGHNFSVVAIAEGARDIQRSADLAAAEALVQSASTPEAKAAAKSHRSAVIAAHRSNAFDLAEALEAATGLESRVTVLGYVQRGGTPDAQDRLLGTLLGGAGADLVAEGHFGVTVAAQGQGAVPVPLEEVAGHLKTVPLDHPWLLAARHIGTCMGD